The sequence AGTTCAGTTTTTGCTGATGAAAATAGTATAATATCTTATATAAAGTCGAATATCCCTTTTTATAATAGTGATAGTAGTAAGCTAATAGCTTCAACAACTAGCTCAAAGCAAATTGAGTTAAAACAAAAAGCTATAGCAGATATTCAATATGTTGCAAAAACTGGTGATGATAGCAATAGTGCTGCGAATAAGCAGAACTTATATAGTGCTATAACTTATCTAAATGAGGCTCTTAAGGATACTTCAAAAAACTCTACAGAATCACTTCAAATAAGATTATCTTTATTTTCCCTAGAGTTAGATTTGCATGATTATAAAAAAGCAGATGAAACTATAATACAACTTTCACAAGATTTCCCTAATGAACCTGTAGTACATATATATGCAATAGCATATTTAGATTTGTTAAAATTAAAAAACTATAACTTATCACTACAAAGTTTGCAAAAACTAAAATGGTCAAAAACAGATAACTTTATCAAAACATTTAAAATAATAAAAAACAGCTTCTATCTACAGATTAATACCAATGCAAACCAAATCCAAATAGAGAATAACTCGCCAACAGTTATTATTATTAATGGCTATAATCTCAATCCTGATAGCTCTATGAATGATATTCTTATAAAAAGATTACAAAAAGGATTAGAAGTTCACCAAAGATTTCCTAATGCTAAAATTATAGTTGCTGGTGGTAGACCTAAATTAGGTGTAACAGAATCCTATAGAATGAAAGAGTGGCTTGTTAAAAATGGTGTACCAAGTAATAGCATAATCCAAGAAGATCAATCAAGTAGTACAGTGTGGGGCGCTATAGATAGCTTTCAAATACTAGAAAGTCTAAAACCTAAGATTAAGAATATTATCCTAGTCACATCAGCTTCTGATATTAGAAGAACTAATGCAATATTTGAGCAAGAAAATTTAAATACTAACTCTAACTTTGATTTTCATAATGCTGTCTCTGGATCAAGAGGTTATAACATTATGATGCCGATATCAGAAGATGAAAGAGCTATTATTATAAAAGATACTCTTAGAATGGCAGGCATCTGGCAAATGCCTGGAATGGTTTTCTGATTTTATGGTATTATATTAGTACTAATTTTTATCAAACTATACAAAATGAGAATAACATCAAAAAATGGAGGATTAACTATAGTTGAATTACTAGTGGTTATTGCGATTATTGCAATTATTGCTGCGATAGCTGTTCCAATGTATTCAACTCATGTAGTAAAAACAAAAATTTCCAATACTCGATATGAGGCAGATCCATATGTAAAAGAGTTAAGAATCTATACAAGTACACATACTTCATTTCCACCAGCAGATGATAGTACATGGAGATGTGATAACTTAGACTCTGAATATGTATCTAGAATTTGTCTCGTTAGAGAATCTGAAACGGCTGCTGATATAGAGGTCTATTTAGCATCTAATGTGCTTGAAAGTGGATCTTTTTATAAATATATTTTAAGTATATAGAGATTGGAGATTTTAAAAATATGATTAAAAAAAATATAATACCACTAAGTATTTTATTATTTGCTTCTTACTCCTACTCAATGGATCTTCAAGTAGATAGAGGCAATATCCCTATAAAATACTTTCCTTATGATGTTCAAGAGCAAATACTAGCTTCTGAAAATAGCTCTAATCAAGATAGTCAGCAAGAAGGAGGAGGCTCTCAGCCTGATCCGGAACCCGAACCTACTCCTTTAACACCTGCTGAACAAGTTGAAGAAATCCAACAAACTTATTCCATTGAAGAAATTCTTGAGCAAGGAACTGGGTCAGATGGTGAGCTATATGGATTAGGACTTGGAGGTGGCGGTGGCGCTTTAGGTGCTGCTGATGATTGTAATGCTGGCGATACAAACAAATGTATAGATAATTTTGGTGCTTATTTCGCCGCAGGTATGGGAACCTTACTAGGTGATGAGGATGCTAGAGCTGGTAACTTACAAATTGAATTTCAAACTACAGGATTTTTTAATCCAACATATAATGTAACTTATACGAATACTAGAAATGGCAATGTATACACTACCAGCTTCAATCCAAGTCAGGCAAATCCTGCTGAGCAAATGTTAGAGAACTTTAGTGTTGGCTAGTCAATCATTATTACTATCAAACTCATCTATAAACTTTTGTGCAGCATCTATTCTTTCTTTACATAATTTATAACTTTTAGATGCTTGCTCTAACATAGGAGCTAACTCATCTAATAAAGCTGGATTATCCTGGTTATCTTGAAGCTTTTCATTTATTTGTTCTAAAATCTCATAGTTTTTTGCAAATTTTTTACTTTGTGTTGCCATTATTTTTTACCTCTACTTGAATTTTCCCATCTGAATAAACGATATCTAGTGTTGAATATTTTTGGGCTTGTTTATAATTAGTTATATATTTACCATCCTGAGATAGTGTCACGCTAAACCCTCTTTTTAATGTCGGCTCAATAGATACTGAGAGAATCTGCTTATATAAATACTCACTTGTTTGATTATAATACTTTGTAATACCTCTTGAGATATTAATTGACTGTTTATAATATTCATCTACAGAGTGAATGTAGTATTTTACTAAGTTTTGAGTGTTGTGACCTATGTTATTATATTGAGATTCAACGGTTTGACTATATAGTTTAACAAGCCCTCTTGATACTGATAAAACACTTTTATAATTATATTCTAAACTTTGGCTAGTTTGGTATAGATAGTGATCTAGCTTAGCTTTAAAGTCACAGTATACTCTTTCTAATTGATTTTGATTTTGTTTAGCTAAGCTTCTAACTATTTTAATTATTGAATCATAGTCATATTTAGCTGTTTTAGCATTCTCAACTATAGTATTTGCTATAAAATTTATCACTTTTGAAGGAGTATCAAAACGCTTTGTACATATATCATCCAAAACAGTACTATCACGCTCATGGCCTATCCCAACCATTACAGGCAATACACTATTACAGATGCTTTCAGCTGGCAAGATATTATTAAACCAATCTAAGTCAGCTTGAGAACCTCCGCCACGAATAAGTACAATTGCATCATATTTACTAGCTTTTTGCATAATTTTACTAAAAGCATTTGAGACACTTATTGCACAGTCTTTACCTTGCATTTTTGCTTCAAAGATATCAAAATCACATAACCCTAAAGATTCTAATTTATCTGCTTCTTCAAAAAAATCACCTTTACCAGCTGCTGTTAGACTTGTAATTACAGCAATACTTGTAAATTCTTTAGGTAAACTAAGATTTTTATTTTTTTCTAAGATGCCTTTTTTAGTTAGATCTTGTAAAATTTCTAATTTACGCGCTTGCCTATCGCCTAATGTAAAAGCTGGATCAATATCTATTATATTTAAACTAAGTCCAAAACTAATATGATAATTAACAGATACTTTTAGTAAAACTTTCATATCTGATTTTAGCTGTTCATTAGTTGAGGAATTAAATTTTCTTAGAATATAGTTAGCTTTATTCGCCCAACAATTGCATCTAATCTTAGCTACCGGATATTTACTAACACCATCATGCTCTATCAACTCGCCATAATAATGCTGACCTGATTTTCTCCATTCTGAAAGCTCTGCAACAACCCAAAAACCTTCGTAACTAAAACTCATTTCTATAGTACTTTTTATAAGCTCTAAAAACTCACTAAGTTTTAAGGATTCATGCATAAGAAATATTTATAGCTATTTAATATTTTTAAATTTTACATTCTAAGGATTAATATACAAGAGTTATTAAGTTTAAGATTATAAATAGAATATTTGAAAATATAATTCATTAGATTTAAAGAGCGGATCTTAGAGATCCTCTAACTTTGAAGCTACATTCTTGAACATTTGATTTTAATTTATCATAATTTTCTGCTGAGCAACTTTCAGGTTTTTTTGATGGTAAACAAAAGCTTTTCTTACCTGCATGCTTTTGCAATTGTAAACAATTTAAATCTCCTGTGTTTATTTGAGATCCACTACTTAATTGAACATCAGCTGCATATACTGAACTAGACATAACTATTGATAGAAGAATTAATGCTATTTTTTTCATGATAACCACCTCTTT is a genomic window of Francisella sp. LA112445 containing:
- a CDS encoding YdcF family protein; its protein translation is MAKLIRNILTANILFFIAASSVFADENSIISYIKSNIPFYNSDSSKLIASTTSSKQIELKQKAIADIQYVAKTGDDSNSAANKQNLYSAITYLNEALKDTSKNSTESLQIRLSLFSLELDLHDYKKADETIIQLSQDFPNEPVVHIYAIAYLDLLKLKNYNLSLQSLQKLKWSKTDNFIKTFKIIKNSFYLQINTNANQIQIENNSPTVIIINGYNLNPDSSMNDILIKRLQKGLEVHQRFPNAKIIVAGGRPKLGVTESYRMKEWLVKNGVPSNSIIQEDQSSSTVWGAIDSFQILESLKPKIKNIILVTSASDIRRTNAIFEQENLNTNSNFDFHNAVSGSRGYNIMMPISEDERAIIIKDTLRMAGIWQMPGMVF
- a CDS encoding prepilin-type N-terminal cleavage/methylation domain-containing protein, yielding MRITSKNGGLTIVELLVVIAIIAIIAAIAVPMYSTHVVKTKISNTRYEADPYVKELRIYTSTHTSFPPADDSTWRCDNLDSEYVSRICLVRESETAADIEVYLASNVLESGSFYKYILSI
- the xseB gene encoding exodeoxyribonuclease VII small subunit, which gives rise to MATQSKKFAKNYEILEQINEKLQDNQDNPALLDELAPMLEQASKSYKLCKERIDAAQKFIDEFDSNND
- the xseA gene encoding exodeoxyribonuclease VII large subunit; the protein is MHESLKLSEFLELIKSTIEMSFSYEGFWVVAELSEWRKSGQHYYGELIEHDGVSKYPVAKIRCNCWANKANYILRKFNSSTNEQLKSDMKVLLKVSVNYHISFGLSLNIIDIDPAFTLGDRQARKLEILQDLTKKGILEKNKNLSLPKEFTSIAVITSLTAAGKGDFFEEADKLESLGLCDFDIFEAKMQGKDCAISVSNAFSKIMQKASKYDAIVLIRGGGSQADLDWFNNILPAESICNSVLPVMVGIGHERDSTVLDDICTKRFDTPSKVINFIANTIVENAKTAKYDYDSIIKIVRSLAKQNQNQLERVYCDFKAKLDHYLYQTSQSLEYNYKSVLSVSRGLVKLYSQTVESQYNNIGHNTQNLVKYYIHSVDEYYKQSINISRGITKYYNQTSEYLYKQILSVSIEPTLKRGFSVTLSQDGKYITNYKQAQKYSTLDIVYSDGKIQVEVKNNGNTK